The following are from one region of the Streptomyces tuirus genome:
- a CDS encoding geranylgeranyl reductase family protein, with protein MSSENSSADDVRQVWDVVVVGAGPAGASAAYAAAVAGRRVLLLEKAELPRYKTCGGGIIGPSRDALPPGFELPFRDRVHAVTFSNNGRFTRTRRSRQMLFGLINRPEFDQQLVEHAQKAGAELRTGVTVQRVEQHGSTVPDRRTVAVVLQGGEVVLARAVVGADGSASRIGAHVGVKLAQVDLGLEAEIPVPETVAEDWKGRVLIDWGPIPGSYGWVFPKGDTLTVGVISARGEGAATKRYLEEFIGRLGLAGFEPSISSGHLTRCRADDSPLSRGRVLVCGDAAGLLEPWTREGISFALRSGRLAGEWAVRIAEAHDAVDTRRQALNYAFAVKAGLGVEMSVGKRLLTAFERRPGLFHAALTGLRPAWRAFKEITQGSTSLGEIVRTYPIAQRVLAALDRRPAAGAEVSSSE; from the coding sequence GTGAGCAGCGAGAACTCTTCGGCGGACGACGTGCGGCAGGTGTGGGACGTCGTCGTGGTGGGCGCGGGACCCGCGGGCGCTTCGGCCGCGTACGCGGCGGCAGTGGCCGGCAGACGCGTGCTGTTGCTGGAGAAGGCCGAACTGCCGCGGTACAAGACGTGCGGCGGCGGCATCATCGGCCCCTCGCGCGACGCCCTGCCGCCCGGCTTCGAGCTGCCGTTCAGGGACCGGGTGCACGCGGTGACCTTCTCGAACAACGGCCGCTTCACGCGCACGCGCCGCTCCCGGCAGATGCTCTTCGGGCTGATCAACCGCCCCGAGTTCGACCAGCAACTCGTCGAGCACGCGCAGAAGGCGGGCGCCGAGCTGCGTACGGGTGTCACGGTCCAGCGGGTCGAGCAGCACGGCTCGACGGTGCCGGACCGGCGCACGGTCGCCGTGGTCCTGCAAGGCGGCGAGGTCGTGCTCGCCCGGGCCGTCGTCGGGGCGGACGGCAGCGCCAGCCGCATAGGGGCGCATGTCGGCGTCAAGCTCGCCCAGGTGGATCTCGGCCTGGAGGCGGAGATCCCGGTGCCGGAGACCGTCGCCGAGGACTGGAAGGGCCGGGTGCTCATCGACTGGGGCCCCATTCCGGGCAGTTACGGCTGGGTCTTCCCCAAGGGCGACACGCTGACCGTCGGGGTGATCTCGGCCCGCGGTGAAGGCGCCGCCACCAAGCGGTACTTGGAGGAGTTCATCGGCCGGCTCGGCCTCGCCGGATTCGAACCGAGCATCTCCTCGGGGCACTTGACCCGCTGCCGTGCCGACGACTCGCCGCTCTCCCGCGGACGGGTGCTGGTGTGCGGGGACGCTGCCGGGCTCCTGGAGCCATGGACGCGCGAGGGCATCTCCTTCGCGCTGCGGTCCGGCCGGCTGGCGGGGGAGTGGGCGGTGCGGATCGCGGAGGCGCACGACGCCGTGGACACACGCCGGCAGGCCCTCAACTACGCGTTCGCGGTCAAGGCCGGGCTCGGGGTGGAGATGAGCGTCGGCAAGCGGCTGCTCACGGCGTTCGAGCGCCGTCCGGGGCTGTTTCACGCGGCGTTGACGGGTCTGCGCCCCGCGTGGCGGGCGTTCAAGGAGATCACGCAGGGCTCGACGTCGCTGGGCGAGATCGTCCGCACGTATCCGATCGCCCAGCGTGTCCTGGCCGCGCTGGACCGCCGTCCCGCCGCGGGCGCGGAGGTCAGCTCGTCCGAGTGA
- a CDS encoding MFS transporter, with protein MTSPLICPASEGRWTPRLWGTLLVLCAAMFLDALDVSMVGVALPSIGADLGLSTSALQWIVSGYILGYGGLLLLGGRAADLLGRRQVFLVALGVFALASLLGGLVDSGPLLIASRFIKGLSAAFTAPAGLSIITTTFPEGPLRNRALSIYTTCAATGFSMGLVLSGLLTEASWRLTMLLPAPIALIALVAGLKLLPRSEREKDHNGYDVPGAVLGTASMLLLVFTVVQAPEAGWASARTLLSFLAVAALLTVFVLVERRSAGPLIRLGVLRSGSQIRAQLGAMAFFGSYVGFQFLATLYMQSLLGWSALHTALAFLPAGALVAVSSTMVGTIVDRFGTQRLIAGGFALMVLGYALFLRVDLDPVYAAVILPSMLLIGAACALVFPSLNIQATNGVDDHEQGMVSGLLNTSVQVGGAIFLAVVTAVVTAGAPADPTPQAVLDSYRPGFMVATGIAVAGLLITLTGLRPSRGRKSAGPSVVVAKSTPKEAERVAVRD; from the coding sequence ATGACCTCTCCGCTCATCTGCCCCGCCTCCGAAGGGCGTTGGACGCCACGGCTCTGGGGCACCCTGCTCGTGCTCTGCGCCGCGATGTTCCTGGACGCCCTGGACGTGTCCATGGTCGGCGTCGCCCTGCCGTCCATCGGCGCCGACCTCGGCCTGTCGACCTCGGCGCTGCAATGGATCGTCAGCGGCTACATCCTGGGCTACGGCGGTCTGCTGCTGCTCGGCGGACGCGCCGCCGACCTGCTGGGCCGGCGTCAGGTCTTCCTGGTGGCCCTGGGCGTCTTCGCGCTCGCCTCGCTGCTCGGCGGACTCGTCGACTCGGGGCCGCTGCTCATCGCCAGTCGCTTCATCAAGGGCCTGAGCGCGGCCTTCACGGCCCCCGCCGGCCTGTCGATCATCACCACGACGTTTCCCGAGGGCCCGCTGCGCAACCGGGCGCTCTCCATCTACACCACCTGCGCGGCCACCGGCTTCTCCATGGGCCTGGTGCTCTCGGGCCTGCTCACCGAAGCCAGTTGGCGCCTGACCATGCTGCTGCCCGCACCCATCGCCCTGATCGCGCTCGTCGCCGGTCTGAAGCTGCTGCCGCGCAGCGAACGGGAGAAGGACCACAACGGCTACGACGTCCCCGGCGCCGTCCTCGGCACGGCCTCGATGCTGCTGCTGGTCTTCACTGTGGTCCAGGCACCGGAGGCCGGTTGGGCGTCGGCCCGCACCCTGCTGTCCTTCCTCGCGGTGGCCGCGCTGCTGACGGTGTTCGTCCTGGTGGAGCGGCGCTCGGCGGGACCGTTGATCCGGCTCGGCGTGCTGCGCTCCGGCAGCCAGATCCGCGCCCAGCTCGGCGCCATGGCGTTCTTCGGCTCGTATGTCGGCTTCCAGTTCCTGGCGACGCTCTATATGCAGTCGCTGCTGGGCTGGTCGGCGCTGCACACGGCGCTCGCCTTCCTGCCCGCGGGCGCGCTCGTGGCGGTGTCGTCGACGATGGTGGGCACGATCGTCGACCGGTTCGGCACCCAGCGGCTGATCGCGGGGGGCTTCGCGCTCATGGTTCTCGGATACGCGCTGTTCCTGCGCGTCGACCTGGACCCGGTGTACGCCGCGGTGATCCTGCCGAGCATGCTGCTGATCGGCGCCGCCTGCGCCCTGGTCTTCCCGTCTCTCAACATCCAGGCCACCAACGGCGTCGACGACCACGAGCAGGGCATGGTCTCGGGCCTGCTCAACACCTCCGTCCAGGTCGGCGGAGCGATCTTCCTGGCCGTCGTCACGGCCGTGGTGACCGCCGGCGCCCCCGCGGACCCCACTCCGCAGGCCGTCCTGGACAGCTACCGGCCCGGGTTCATGGTCGCCACGGGCATCGCCGTCGCCGGCCTGCTGATCACCCTCACCGGCCTGCGGCCCAGCCGGGGGAGGAAGTCCGCGGGCCCGTCCGTCGTGGTCGCCAAGTCCACTCCCAAGGAGGCGGAGCGCGTCGCCGTGCGCGACTAG
- a CDS encoding sensor histidine kinase codes for MDEQRARGGPPRWWRTGPAWWDRWEGREPRWPWRSTVLVTAFVLAGSNFAAHGQQGERAELDLFARALLLVAGGLLLWRKRYPVAVLFGTAAAVTVYLGAGYPYGPVLFTVALACFSAIVAGHRRAAWAAMGMLWAGHVLVAHWLFRWLPPSGDSAASWGEEIVVATWVVAIAAVSELFRVRREQWVRERAERAEAARRRADEERLRIARELHDVLAHSISVINVQAGVGLMLLDTDPEQARTALTTIKDQSKEALGEVRQVLDTLRAPGDAPRAPAPGLDRLPELVEQAASAGLTVDVEGEPPRLAPGSDLAAFRIVQEALTNVVRHSGSRHARVHLASEAGVLRLCVDDDGPATGDRAGGSGNGLIGMRERAAALGGTIEAGPRPDGGFRVLAVLPLTATAGTSPGPAQEDR; via the coding sequence ATGGACGAGCAGCGTGCGCGGGGCGGTCCGCCGCGGTGGTGGCGGACCGGGCCCGCGTGGTGGGACCGGTGGGAGGGGCGCGAGCCGCGATGGCCCTGGCGGTCCACGGTCCTGGTGACCGCGTTCGTCCTGGCCGGGTCGAACTTCGCCGCCCACGGGCAGCAGGGCGAGCGGGCGGAGCTGGATCTCTTCGCGCGGGCGCTGCTGCTCGTGGCCGGCGGGCTGCTGCTGTGGCGGAAGCGGTATCCGGTGGCCGTGCTGTTCGGCACGGCGGCCGCCGTCACGGTCTATCTCGGAGCCGGGTATCCCTACGGGCCGGTGCTCTTCACCGTCGCCCTCGCCTGCTTCAGCGCGATCGTCGCCGGGCACCGCCGGGCGGCGTGGGCCGCGATGGGCATGCTCTGGGCCGGACACGTCCTGGTGGCGCACTGGCTCTTCCGGTGGCTGCCGCCGTCCGGCGACTCCGCCGCCTCCTGGGGCGAGGAGATCGTGGTCGCCACCTGGGTGGTGGCGATCGCGGCGGTGTCGGAGCTGTTCCGTGTCCGGCGCGAACAGTGGGTCCGGGAGCGGGCCGAACGGGCCGAGGCCGCGCGGCGGCGGGCCGACGAGGAGCGGCTGCGGATCGCCCGGGAGCTGCACGACGTCCTCGCCCACAGCATCTCCGTCATCAACGTCCAGGCCGGGGTCGGCCTCATGCTCCTCGACACCGACCCCGAGCAGGCCCGCACGGCCCTCACCACGATCAAGGACCAGAGCAAGGAGGCGCTCGGCGAGGTGCGCCAGGTGCTCGACACCCTGCGCGCCCCGGGGGACGCGCCGCGCGCCCCCGCGCCCGGGCTCGACCGGCTGCCCGAACTGGTGGAGCAGGCCGCGAGCGCGGGTCTCACGGTGGACGTCGAGGGGGAGCCGCCGCGCCTCGCTCCCGGCAGCGACCTCGCCGCCTTCCGGATCGTCCAGGAGGCCCTGACCAACGTCGTCCGGCACTCGGGGTCGCGGCACGCGCGCGTGCACCTCGCGTCCGAGGCCGGTGTGCTGCGGCTGTGCGTGGACGACGACGGGCCCGCGACCGGGGACCGCGCGGGCGGCAGCGGCAACGGGCTCATCGGGATGCGGGAACGGGCCGCGGCCCTGGGTGGCACCATCGAGGCGGGCCCCCGCCCGGACGGAGGGTTCCGGGTGCTCGCCGTGCTGCCGCTGACGGCAACCGCCGGCACGTCCCCCGGACCGGCACAGGAGGACCGTTGA
- a CDS encoding TetR/AcrR family transcriptional regulator, which translates to MSTAHGARARARIEVTAAIKDEARRQLAAEGAARLSLRAVARELGMVSSALYRYFPSRDDLLTALIIDAYDSLGESAEAAHEPAAGPFERWIAVCEAVRGWALDHPHEYALIYGSPVPGYTAPDTTVPAAARVGLLLIGIARDAHRNAGLARPPLADDLRPEAERMAADLAPDLPPEVVTALVAAWAQLYGLVGFELFGQFNRVVEDRETFFRNAAGQLARGVGLVPPSP; encoded by the coding sequence ATGAGCACCGCACACGGCGCCCGTGCCCGGGCCAGGATCGAAGTCACCGCGGCCATTAAGGACGAGGCCCGCAGACAGCTCGCGGCGGAGGGTGCCGCCCGGCTCTCGCTGCGGGCCGTGGCCCGTGAGCTCGGCATGGTCTCCTCGGCGCTGTACCGCTACTTTCCCAGCCGTGACGACCTGCTGACCGCCCTCATCATCGACGCCTACGACTCCCTCGGCGAGAGCGCCGAGGCGGCGCACGAACCGGCGGCCGGGCCCTTCGAGCGCTGGATCGCGGTCTGCGAGGCGGTGCGCGGCTGGGCACTGGACCATCCGCACGAGTACGCGCTGATCTACGGCTCACCCGTCCCCGGCTACACGGCCCCCGACACCACCGTCCCGGCCGCCGCCCGTGTCGGGCTCCTGCTCATCGGCATCGCCCGCGACGCCCACCGGAACGCCGGGCTCGCCCGGCCCCCGCTGGCGGACGACCTCCGCCCGGAGGCCGAGCGCATGGCCGCCGACCTCGCCCCGGACCTCCCCCCGGAGGTCGTGACCGCGCTCGTCGCGGCCTGGGCCCAGCTGTACGGGCTGGTCGGATTCGAGCTGTTCGGCCAGTTCAACCGGGTGGTGGAGGACCGGGAGACGTTCTTCCGGAACGCGGCGGGGCAGCTCGCCCGGGGGGTCGGGCTGGTTCCCCCGTCCCCGTAG
- a CDS encoding phosphatase domain-containing protein: protein MSDDRSKAPLAVFDLDNTLADTTHRQGFLQRAPKDWNGFFSAAPQDPPVPEGIALVRERARECEIVYLTGRPERCRRDTLEWLAAQGLPEGRVYMRRDADRRPARFTKLEILRRLARTREVRVLVDDDELVCADARRAGFTVVRADWVTRSAEMKAAQEREGRT, encoded by the coding sequence GTGAGTGACGACCGAAGCAAGGCCCCCTTGGCCGTGTTCGACCTGGACAACACCCTCGCCGACACCACGCACCGGCAGGGGTTCCTCCAGCGCGCACCGAAGGACTGGAACGGATTCTTCTCGGCGGCGCCGCAGGACCCGCCCGTCCCGGAGGGCATCGCGCTGGTCCGGGAGCGTGCGCGGGAGTGCGAGATCGTCTACCTCACCGGGCGGCCCGAGCGCTGCCGGCGCGACACGCTGGAGTGGCTCGCCGCCCAAGGGCTGCCCGAGGGGCGCGTGTACATGCGGCGGGACGCCGACCGGCGGCCCGCCCGGTTCACCAAGCTGGAGATCCTGCGGCGGCTCGCCCGCACCCGCGAGGTCCGCGTCCTGGTGGACGACGACGAACTGGTCTGCGCGGACGCCCGGCGTGCGGGCTTCACCGTCGTACGGGCCGACTGGGTGACCCGGTCCGCCGAGATGAAGGCGGCGCAGGAGCGCGAGGGGCGGACCTGA
- a CDS encoding nitroreductase family deazaflavin-dependent oxidoreductase, producing the protein MSTHVQKPGWFTVNVLNRCVAWLTRRGVSVWGSRVLAVRGRKSGQWRTTPVNLLTLDGKQYLVAPRGHVQWTHNMRAAGGGELHLGKHVDTFTATEVADDDKTPILRAYLKRWKAEVGVFFNGVGPDSPDGELRRIAPDHPVFEITRTS; encoded by the coding sequence ATGTCCACGCACGTCCAGAAGCCCGGCTGGTTCACCGTCAACGTCCTCAACCGCTGCGTGGCCTGGCTGACCCGACGCGGCGTCAGCGTCTGGGGCTCCCGCGTCCTCGCCGTCCGCGGCCGCAAGAGCGGCCAGTGGCGCACCACCCCGGTCAATCTGCTGACCCTGGACGGCAAGCAGTACCTGGTCGCACCCCGCGGCCATGTGCAGTGGACGCACAACATGCGCGCCGCGGGCGGCGGCGAACTGCACCTCGGCAAGCACGTGGACACCTTCACCGCGACCGAGGTCGCCGACGACGACAAGACCCCGATCCTGCGCGCCTACCTCAAGCGCTGGAAGGCGGAGGTCGGGGTCTTCTTCAACGGAGTCGGCCCCGACTCCCCGGACGGCGAGCTGCGCCGCATCGCCCCGGACCACCCCGTCTTCGAGATCACTCGGACGAGCTGA
- a CDS encoding DUF485 domain-containing protein, with amino-acid sequence MPEFSPRREDPPPFPLPHIEQTPPSRISDHPEFHSLRRAQRRFGIRATILSVGGFLLYVLVSSFVPVVMNQPLFGRLTLGLTLGLGQFAVMGVTAWCYVRHMRTRVDPLARGLRSRLYETGTRRGRSAAHAQGAGQRLQHGTRGFRTW; translated from the coding sequence GTGCCCGAATTCTCACCGCGGCGGGAAGACCCTCCCCCATTCCCGCTGCCGCACATCGAACAAACTCCGCCGTCCCGTATATCCGACCATCCCGAATTTCACTCTCTGCGTCGCGCGCAGCGCCGGTTCGGTATCCGGGCGACCATCCTGTCCGTCGGTGGATTCCTGCTGTATGTACTGGTGTCGAGTTTTGTGCCCGTGGTGATGAACCAGCCGCTGTTCGGCCGCCTCACGCTCGGACTGACCCTCGGTCTGGGGCAGTTCGCCGTCATGGGCGTGACCGCGTGGTGCTACGTCCGGCACATGCGCACCCGGGTCGATCCGCTCGCCCGCGGCCTGAGATCCCGGCTGTACGAGACCGGGACCCGGCGCGGCCGTTCGGCGGCGCATGCGCAGGGTGCCGGGCAGCGGCTCCAGCACGGGACGAGGGGGTTCCGCACGTGGTGA
- a CDS encoding nucleotidyltransferase domain-containing protein has translation MVRYPEVKGGRAVTVPTILLSGIVGSTAYGLARPGSDVDRLGMFAAPTEELHGLRRPKESHVTTAPDRTLHEAAKWCRLALGGNPTAMELVWLPDDLYEVRTPLGDELIGIRTAFLCAKRVRDAYLGYATQQFRRLEARGDGSFSADTRNRTAKHARHLKRLCAQGLELYTTGRLTIRVENPDEYHAFGERVAADPSVALPLLRYYEAAFDEGPTVLPDEPDEAPVEAWLRRVRAHFLNGAGHSAVGT, from the coding sequence ATGGTCCGGTACCCAGAAGTGAAAGGCGGCCGGGCCGTGACCGTCCCCACAATCCTGCTCTCCGGCATCGTCGGATCGACCGCCTACGGTCTCGCCCGCCCGGGTTCGGACGTCGACCGTCTCGGCATGTTCGCCGCGCCCACCGAGGAGCTGCACGGTCTGCGCCGGCCGAAGGAGTCCCACGTCACCACGGCGCCGGACCGCACGCTGCACGAGGCCGCCAAGTGGTGCCGGCTGGCCCTGGGCGGCAACCCGACCGCGATGGAGCTGGTGTGGCTCCCGGACGACCTGTACGAGGTGCGCACCCCGCTCGGCGACGAACTCATCGGCATCCGCACGGCGTTCCTGTGCGCCAAGCGGGTCAGGGACGCCTACCTCGGGTACGCCACCCAGCAGTTCCGGCGACTGGAGGCGCGCGGCGACGGTTCGTTCTCCGCCGACACCCGCAACCGCACCGCGAAGCACGCCCGGCATCTCAAACGGCTGTGCGCGCAGGGCCTGGAGCTGTACACCACCGGGCGGTTGACGATCCGCGTCGAGAACCCGGACGAGTACCACGCCTTCGGCGAGCGCGTCGCCGCCGATCCGTCGGTCGCCCTGCCCCTGCTCAGGTACTACGAGGCCGCCTTCGACGAAGGTCCCACGGTGCTGCCGGACGAACCCGACGAGGCGCCGGTCGAGGCCTGGCTGCGCCGGGTCCGCGCGCACTTCCTCAACGGGGCGGGGCACTCAGCCGTCGGGACGTAG
- a CDS encoding response regulator, which translates to MIRVLLADDQSLVRAGFRALLDAQPDIEVAGEAADGEEAVRRIRELRPDVALMDIRMPALDGLAATRQVTGDPGLEDVRVVMLTTFELDEYVFEAIRSGASGFLVKDTEPEELLRAVRAVVAGDALLSPGVTRRLISEFASRSKEPAAAGALARLTEREREVMALVGIGLSNEEIARRLVVSPLTAKTHVSRTMVKLGARDRAQLVVLAYESGLVRPGWLG; encoded by the coding sequence TTGATCCGCGTACTGCTGGCCGACGACCAGTCCCTGGTGAGGGCGGGGTTCCGGGCGCTGCTCGACGCGCAGCCCGACATCGAGGTGGCCGGGGAGGCCGCCGACGGCGAGGAGGCCGTGCGCCGCATCCGCGAACTGCGCCCGGATGTCGCCTTGATGGACATCCGCATGCCCGCCCTCGACGGCCTCGCCGCGACCCGGCAGGTCACCGGCGACCCCGGCCTGGAGGACGTCAGGGTCGTGATGCTCACCACCTTCGAGCTCGACGAGTACGTCTTCGAGGCGATCCGCTCCGGCGCCTCCGGCTTCCTGGTCAAGGACACCGAGCCGGAGGAACTCCTGCGCGCCGTCCGGGCGGTGGTCGCGGGCGACGCCCTGCTGTCCCCGGGCGTGACCCGGCGGCTGATCTCCGAGTTCGCGTCCCGCTCCAAGGAACCGGCGGCGGCCGGCGCCCTGGCCCGGCTCACCGAGCGGGAACGTGAGGTGATGGCGCTGGTCGGGATCGGCCTGTCCAACGAGGAGATCGCCCGCCGCCTGGTCGTCAGCCCGCTCACCGCGAAGACCCACGTCAGTCGCACGATGGTGAAGCTCGGCGCCCGCGATCGCGCCCAACTGGTCGTCCTCGCCTACGAGTCGGGGCTGGTGCGGCCGGGCTGGCTGGGCTGA
- a CDS encoding DUF6332 family protein: MTGHGGRRSQAERDAITVETGYALCSAAFAAAVVFGAVAGPALLFDLPGTAERLLLRAGTVLAPVLFVARAVSVLLRFRTADQPSQPGRTSPDS; the protein is encoded by the coding sequence ATGACCGGTCACGGGGGACGGCGCAGTCAGGCGGAACGCGACGCGATCACCGTCGAGACCGGGTACGCGCTGTGCAGTGCTGCCTTCGCCGCGGCGGTGGTGTTCGGGGCCGTGGCCGGGCCCGCGCTGCTCTTCGACCTGCCGGGCACGGCCGAGCGCCTGCTGCTGCGCGCCGGCACGGTGCTCGCGCCGGTCCTCTTCGTCGCGCGGGCCGTCAGTGTCCTGCTCCGGTTCCGGACGGCGGATCAGCCCAGCCAGCCCGGCCGCACCAGCCCCGACTCGTAG
- a CDS encoding solute symporter family protein codes for MVSAAAIDDSSLRLTFVLFLTVVVITLFIALLTAPQRDEISEFYLGNRAMSPLRNGLAMCGDYLSAATLLGSTGLVALTGYDGLMYLGGTTVAWMMVLLLIAEPLHRTGKFTLGDTVALRLPRQQRPVRVALAVCILAIATLYLVAQLVGSVALLTQFTGVPSGPTRTLCVVVIGVFVILYASLGGMPGATVIQIIKAVMLVVGVLFTAGWVLHHFDWNPDLLLQRASERSGSGLSFLQPGLRYGGTVSNKLDFLSLELAIVLGLAALPHVLMRLLTPRNSGVLRSSVVWAVGLVGAACFGAGIMGLGATALLGRNTIEGTDRTGNASVLLLAHELGGSVLTALLTCLAYLTLLAVAVGLTLAAASSLAHDLYSEVIRKGRASETEELTVARLSGAVIGVLGILLALVAWGANTATLAFLAFAIAASAILPTIIYTLFWRRFSAKGALLSLYGGLLCSVLLTVFSPVVSSAPGSFYPGADFAWFPLQNPGIVSIPVGFLLGWLGTVLDWGPAEEPAAHEEFELRMLLGADD; via the coding sequence GTGGTGAGCGCCGCCGCCATCGACGACAGCAGCCTGCGGCTGACGTTCGTCCTGTTCCTGACCGTGGTCGTGATCACCCTGTTCATCGCACTGCTGACAGCTCCTCAGCGTGACGAGATCAGCGAGTTCTACCTCGGCAACCGCGCCATGTCGCCGCTGCGCAACGGCCTCGCCATGTGCGGTGACTACCTGTCGGCCGCCACGCTGCTGGGCAGCACCGGGCTGGTCGCGCTGACCGGCTACGACGGGCTGATGTACCTCGGCGGCACCACGGTCGCCTGGATGATGGTGCTGCTGCTGATCGCCGAACCCCTGCACCGCACGGGCAAGTTCACGCTGGGCGACACGGTGGCGCTGCGCCTGCCCCGGCAGCAGCGGCCGGTACGGGTGGCGCTGGCGGTCTGCATCCTGGCCATCGCCACGCTGTACCTGGTGGCCCAACTCGTGGGCAGCGTCGCGCTGCTGACGCAGTTCACCGGTGTGCCGAGCGGCCCCACCCGCACCCTGTGCGTGGTCGTGATCGGCGTCTTCGTGATCCTGTACGCCTCCCTCGGCGGCATGCCCGGCGCGACGGTCATCCAGATCATCAAGGCCGTGATGCTGGTGGTGGGCGTGCTGTTCACCGCGGGCTGGGTGCTGCACCACTTCGACTGGAACCCCGACCTGCTGCTGCAGAGGGCGTCCGAACGCAGCGGTTCCGGCCTGAGCTTCCTCCAGCCCGGGCTGCGCTACGGCGGCACCGTCAGCAACAAGCTGGACTTCCTCAGCCTCGAACTGGCCATCGTCCTCGGCCTCGCCGCCCTCCCGCACGTGCTGATGCGGCTGCTCACCCCGCGCAACAGCGGCGTCCTGCGCTCCTCGGTGGTGTGGGCCGTCGGCCTGGTCGGCGCGGCGTGTTTCGGGGCCGGCATCATGGGGCTCGGTGCCACCGCGCTGCTCGGCCGGAACACCATCGAGGGCACCGACCGCACCGGCAACGCCTCCGTGCTGCTGCTCGCCCACGAACTGGGCGGCAGCGTCCTCACCGCGCTGCTGACCTGCCTGGCGTATCTGACGCTGCTGGCCGTGGCGGTCGGTCTCACCCTGGCCGCGGCCTCCTCCCTCGCGCACGACCTGTACAGCGAGGTGATCCGCAAGGGCCGGGCGAGCGAGACGGAGGAGCTGACCGTCGCCCGGCTGTCCGGGGCCGTCATCGGGGTCCTCGGCATCCTGCTGGCCCTGGTCGCCTGGGGCGCGAACACCGCGACGCTCGCCTTCCTGGCCTTCGCCATCGCGGCGTCCGCGATCCTGCCGACGATCATCTACACCCTGTTCTGGCGGCGCTTCAGCGCCAAGGGCGCCCTGCTCAGCCTCTACGGCGGGCTGCTCTGCTCCGTCCTGCTGACCGTCTTCTCCCCCGTCGTCTCCTCGGCCCCGGGCTCCTTCTACCCCGGGGCCGACTTCGCCTGGTTCCCGCTCCAGAACCCCGGCATCGTCTCGATCCCCGTGGGCTTCCTGCTGGGCTGGCTCGGCACGGTGCTGGACTGGGGCCCGGCCGAAGAACCGGCCGCCCACGAGGAGTTCGAGCTGCGGATGCTACTGGGCGCCGACGACTGA
- the rpmF gene encoding 50S ribosomal protein L32: MAVPKRKMSRSNTRHRRAQWKAVTPALVPVTVDGVRHLVPQNLVRAYERGLLRPDG; encoded by the coding sequence ATGGCTGTCCCGAAGCGGAAGATGTCCCGCAGCAACACCCGTCACCGCCGCGCCCAGTGGAAGGCGGTCACCCCGGCACTGGTGCCCGTCACCGTCGACGGCGTCCGTCACCTCGTCCCGCAGAACCTGGTCAGGGCCTACGAGCGGGGCCTGCTACGTCCCGACGGCTGA
- a CDS encoding MsnO8 family LLM class oxidoreductase produces MDPVRLSVLDRSRTREGHTHPEALRDTVRLARELELLGYHRVWVSEHHGVPGVAGSAPTVLAAAVAGATRTIRVGTGGVMLPNHRPLVVAEQFGVLESLFPGRIDMGLGRSVGFTDGVRRALGRDKGDAEDFEGQLAELLGWFRGTSPTGVHARPAEGLTVPPFVLAMGEGAGIAARAGLPMVIGDLRNREKMRRGIDHYRDRFRPSAWAPEPYVVISGTIAVAATPEEARRLQRALAQVDPFGDLLDAVGRRALRCPAPGEDVEHLEVAGAQPVAVQRTIELALGPRVQRQNVPPLFHERLLGLLSHAPHRNREPRLLHLN; encoded by the coding sequence ATGGATCCCGTGCGCCTGTCCGTCCTCGACCGCTCCCGCACCCGCGAGGGGCACACCCACCCCGAGGCGCTGCGCGACACCGTGCGGCTGGCGCGGGAGCTGGAGCTGCTCGGCTACCACCGGGTCTGGGTCTCCGAACACCACGGCGTGCCTGGCGTCGCCGGTTCCGCGCCGACCGTGCTGGCCGCCGCCGTCGCGGGCGCGACCCGGACGATCCGGGTCGGCACCGGCGGGGTGATGCTGCCCAACCACCGGCCGCTGGTCGTGGCGGAGCAGTTCGGGGTGCTGGAGTCGCTGTTCCCCGGGCGGATCGACATGGGTCTGGGCCGGTCCGTCGGCTTCACGGACGGGGTGCGCCGGGCCCTGGGCCGCGACAAGGGCGACGCCGAGGACTTCGAAGGCCAGCTCGCGGAGCTGCTCGGCTGGTTCCGCGGCACCTCACCCACCGGGGTGCACGCCCGCCCCGCCGAGGGCCTGACCGTGCCGCCGTTCGTCCTGGCCATGGGTGAGGGGGCCGGCATCGCCGCCCGCGCGGGCCTGCCCATGGTGATCGGCGACCTGAGGAACCGCGAGAAGATGCGGCGCGGCATCGACCACTACCGCGACCGGTTCCGCCCCTCGGCCTGGGCCCCCGAGCCCTACGTCGTCATCTCGGGCACCATCGCCGTGGCCGCCACCCCCGAGGAGGCCCGGCGGCTCCAGCGCGCTCTGGCTCAGGTGGACCCGTTCGGAGATCTCCTGGACGCGGTAGGACGGCGTGCCCTTCGGTGTCCGGCACCCGGCGAGGACGTCGAGCACCTCGAAGTCGCTGGCGCACAGCCCGTGGCCGTGCAGCGCACGATCGAGCTCGCACTGGGTCCGCGCGTGCAGCGCCAGAATGTCCCGCCACTGTTCCACGAGCGCCTGCTCGGCCTGCTGAGCCATGCGCCGCACCGTAACAGAGAACCGAGATTGTTGCACCTGAATTAA